One window from the genome of Pyrus communis chromosome 16, drPyrComm1.1, whole genome shotgun sequence encodes:
- the LOC137719773 gene encoding uncharacterized protein: MRRIRAADHNYMLGDSPRILTSPQALVVRLNNLINPAKDGVSKDMVSRETEVVEVGSSYELEFSMPRGETCYVSWEYQGCPVLVEDVIMPANLVPLDIVDFDVILGMDWLHYNCAKLDYYEKTVTFHRPGLHVVTFVGERSGLRHGVISTVRVKRLLRKRCQGYLAYVVLNADTSTHVEGVRVVRQFLDDLPRLPPDREGILVDPQKVAAIENWEQPRTVTEVRSFLGLAADALSRKSQGQLNTFYIRSVPFLTKLRSTGVTLGEDYQGALLANFQVRLVLLDRVLEAQANDLESQELRHAAYRGKKKDLRIRKPEVLDLRLLYSTAYHPQTDGQFERTIQTLEDMLRSSVLQLGDVWHKRLALIKFAYNNNYHSSIDISPFKALYGKHCRTPLCWPEVSERVLMGPEIVDETTQNIQVIKANLKAAHDRQKSIVDKHATDRVYKVGDWVFLKLSLWNGMVRFGKKESSKVHDVFHESMLRHYVSDPSHVIPHQPLEINPDLTYDEEPVTILDWKDKVLWNKTVCMVKVLWRNHSVEEDTWQTKELMQDLYPRLFYGY; encoded by the exons ATGCGCCGTATCAGGGCGGCGGATCACAATTATATGCTGGGGGACAGTCCCAGAATTTTGACGTCGCCTCAAGCACTGGTGGTTCGACTAAATAACCTAATCAACCCAGCCAAGGATGGGGTATCCAAAGACATGGTATCCAGGGAAACAGAGGTCGTGGAGGTCGGCAGCAG CTATGAGTTGGAGTTTTCCATGCCTAGAGGCGAGACTTGTTATGTTAGCTGGGAGTATCAAGGATGTCCTGTTCTCGTTGAGGATGTCATCATGCCAGCTAATCTTGTTCCTCTGGATATTGTCGATTTCGATGTTATTCtgggcatggattggttacATTACAATTGTGCTAAGTTGGATTATTATGAAAAGACAGTTACTTTCCATCGGCCAGGCTTGcatgtggttacttttgttggCGAGCGTAGTGGACTAAGACATGGTGTTATCTCGACCGTGAGAGTGAAGCGATTGTTGAGGAAAAGATGTCAGGGCTATCTAGCTTATGTGGTGCTGAATGCGGATACTTCTACTCATGTGGAGGGTGTTCGAGTAGTTAGGCAATTTCTTGATGATTTACCTAGACTACCACCAGACCGTGAG GGTATTCTtgtggaccctcagaaggtaGCTGCAATAGAgaattgggagcaaccacgGACCGTCACAGAAGTACGGAGTTTCCTCGGTTTAGCAG CTGATGCTTTAAGCAGGAAATCCCAGGGTCAACTTAACACATTTTATATACGTAGTGTTCCATTCTTGACGAAGTTACGATCTACTGGAGTCACATTAGGGGAAGATTACCAAGGAGctctacttgctaattttcaagttaggctaGTTTTGCTAGATCGTGTACTCGAAGCTCAGGCGAATGATCTGGAATCTCAAGAGTTAAGACATGCAGCGTAtagagggaaaaagaaagacctTAGGATTCGGAAACCT GAAGTTCTCGATTTAAGATTGCTTTACAGCACGGCttatcatcctcagacggaTGGACAATTTGAAAGAACTATTCAAACATTGGAAGATATGCTGAGGTCCTCAGTGTTGCAGTTAGGAGATGTTTGGCATAAGCGTTTAGCTTTGATCAAGTTTGCTTATAATAACAACTATCATTCTAGCATTGACATTTCACCTTTTAAGGCATTATATGGTAAACACTGTCGTACGCCTCTATGTTGGCCTGAAGTTAGCGAAAGAGTGTTAATGGGCCCTGAGATTGTAGATGAGACTACGCAGAATATCCAGGTGATTAAAGCTAACTTGAAAGCGGCCCATGATCGACAAAAGAGTATCGTCGATAAACATGCCACTGACAGAGTATATAAagttggagattgggtattcCTAAAGTTATCTCTGTGGAATGGCATGGTACGGTTCGGTaagaaag AGTCATCAAAGGTACATGATGTGTTCCATGAGTCTATGCTTCGTCACTATGTTTCTGATCCATCGCACGTGATCCCTCATCAACCACTAgagattaacccagatttgacTTACGATGAAGAGCCGGTGACGATTTTAGATTGGAAAGATAAAGTTCTCTGGAATAAGACTGTGTgcatggtgaaagttttgtggaggaaccattcGGTTGAGGAAGACACCTGGCAAACTAAGGAGCTTATGCAAGATTTATATCCACGTTTGTTTTATGGTTATTGA